A single window of Paenibacillus sp. SYP-B4298 DNA harbors:
- a CDS encoding NAD(P)/FAD-dependent oxidoreductase — protein sequence MNYDVIIIGGGPSGLMSAIAASAQGARTLLLDKGDKLGRKLGISGGGRCNVTNAKELDELIRHIPGNGRFLYSSLGQFGNRDIIAFFEGLGIKLKEEDNGRMFPVSDKAKTVVDALIGQVRKQQVDIWVRSPVEMVLYDQGAVKGVRLKSGQIVHSTCVVIASGGKSVPQTGSTGDGYPWAEQAGHTITELFPTEVPLTSNEPFIQTKELQGLSLRDVELSVWSAKGKKIVGHRGDMLFTHFGLSGPIALRCSQFVGKELKKSGERNVIVAIDLMPDYSRDEVGQETLRMIREEPKKAVKNVLKNALPERLVPLLLARAGLDEQLTYDNVPRAKWQELAGLIKHFPVRVYGTLSIEDAFVTGGGVNLKEIDPKTMASRRMDGLYFCGEVLDIHGYTGGYNITAAFSTGYTAGRSAALRSANAH from the coding sequence GACAAGGGCGACAAGCTGGGACGCAAGCTAGGCATATCAGGCGGAGGGCGGTGCAACGTCACGAACGCCAAGGAGCTGGATGAGCTGATTCGCCATATACCGGGCAATGGGCGGTTTCTGTACAGTTCGCTGGGTCAATTCGGGAATCGGGATATTATCGCTTTCTTTGAGGGACTGGGCATTAAGCTGAAGGAGGAGGATAATGGCCGGATGTTCCCTGTATCCGACAAGGCAAAGACGGTCGTCGACGCGCTCATCGGTCAGGTCAGGAAGCAGCAGGTCGACATCTGGGTGCGCTCACCGGTCGAGATGGTGCTATACGATCAGGGGGCTGTGAAAGGCGTGCGGCTGAAATCCGGCCAGATTGTCCATAGCACATGCGTTGTTATCGCCTCCGGGGGCAAGTCGGTGCCGCAGACCGGCTCAACCGGAGATGGCTATCCGTGGGCAGAGCAGGCGGGTCACACCATCACAGAGCTGTTCCCAACAGAGGTACCGCTCACCTCGAACGAGCCGTTCATACAGACCAAGGAGCTGCAGGGGCTGTCGCTGCGGGATGTGGAGCTGTCCGTCTGGAGCGCCAAGGGCAAGAAGATTGTCGGGCACCGTGGCGATATGCTGTTCACCCACTTCGGCCTGTCCGGGCCGATTGCTCTGCGTTGCAGCCAGTTCGTAGGGAAGGAATTGAAGAAGTCAGGGGAGAGGAACGTTATCGTCGCCATTGATCTGATGCCGGATTACAGCCGCGATGAGGTCGGGCAGGAAACACTGCGTATGATTCGGGAGGAACCGAAGAAGGCAGTGAAAAATGTGCTCAAAAACGCGCTGCCCGAGCGTCTGGTTCCGTTGTTGCTGGCTCGCGCCGGACTGGACGAGCAGTTGACTTATGACAATGTACCGCGTGCGAAATGGCAGGAGCTAGCAGGTCTGATCAAGCATTTCCCGGTGCGCGTCTATGGCACGCTGTCGATTGAGGATGCCTTTGTAACAGGGGGCGGCGTGAATCTGAAGGAGATTGATCCGAAGACGATGGCCTCCAGGCGAATGGACGGCTTGTACTTTTGCGGGGAGGTTCTGGACATTCACGGATATACCGGCGGCTACAATATTACGGCTGCCTTCTCGACCGGCTACACAGCCGGGAGGAGCGCCGCGCTCCGCTCTGCCAACGCCCATTGA